In the genome of Methylotenera mobilis JLW8, the window GACATATTGCATTCTCGGTAATTGAGTTTAGTCATGCGTATTTAAGTGATGGTCTTCAAATGTTGCTTGAGTACATGATTGCCGAGATGCAGCATCCCTGCTTTCTATCAATGCTTGCATGTGATTATTTGAGAATTGACAGGCTTATCTTTTGATAGAAACTATAGTTTCGCCCATAGTGATTGCGTACTGCTTATAACCGCGCCCAGGACGATGAAAATGGGCACTGGGTTGAGGTTGTTGCAATACCTTAAATGAAAGTATTAAGATCAATAAAGACGAGCTCGCCTCATATTGATCTTAATAGTGTTCAACTATTATTCTGAAATTTTCTTTAAGTTATCTAACCCACCACGATAAACACTCGTGATAACTTTTACTGCCGTAGCGTCATCTTGACCTTCAGCTGGAGTCGCAGACGTATCTTTGCGTTTGAAAGTGCCATCCCAAACTACGATTGATTTATTTTTTCCAACTTGCTTGACTGTCACTGATGAAGCATAGCTGGTTACAGGAAGGACGCCTTCAATTATTGAGTATTTAAAAGTTTTGGCTTTAGCATTGTATTTAAGTAACTTCTCTTTAATCGTCCCACCATCTTGAAGTGTTAATAGGCGTTCCGCCCCAACTTTATTGTTCTCACCTTTAACAATTTCAGTGGTTTTAACAGCTGGATGCCAAGCACCTAAATCATTAAAATTATTTACTTTCTCCCAAACTTTTACAGAAGGTGCATCAATACTTATTTCTTCATGAACTTTGAGGTTTTTTGCTTCATCAGCAAATACGTTGAATGTTGTGCTAATGAGCATTGAAGCAATCAATAAACTACATTTCATTTGTTATCTCCTAAAGTAATTACAATAAATACCCATTGGTATACTGATTAGTATACTACCGGGTATACAGATCTGTATATAGTTTAATTAAAGCTGGATATATTTAAGATTCGAAAGGGGTAGTAAAAGCAATGGCACATTATATTTTGGTAGTGGTTGATGCTATTAATATAATTAACGTGCCCAGGTTTTTCATTTTATGGAGCGCCAGAATCACCCGTAATGGATTGATGATTTTATTTTGCCAGAAATCTGTAAGGAATGATTGTAGCTGACGACCAATGTCTACATTTTGAATAGGAATCGAGTGCACCATGAAATTTATCATGAAATCTATATTGCGTAATATCCTGATGTTATCTGTATTGTTTGCCGGTAGTGCCATGGCTGATACGGTTGCCTTTACCCAAGCGGCATTTGCCAAGCTGCAACTGGAAGGTAAGCCGATTCTGGTGCATATACACGCGAACTGGTGCCCAACCTGTCGTGCGCAAGCGCCCATCATTTCATCGCTGTTAAAGCAAAAATATTTTCAAACGGTGACATCACTGCGTGTTGATTTTGATCAGCAAAAAGACATAGTAAAGGCGTTCCATGCCTCACGTCAGAGCACGCTAATCGTGTTCAAAGGTAATAAAGAGCTTGGCCGTAGCTTGGGCGACACCACGCCAGATGGCATAGAAAAACTATTGCGCAAGACACTTTAAGGAGACGGCAATGCTTGCTGAACTTGGTACTTACGGTCTTAGTTTTATTGCAGGAATATTGTCCACGTTATCTCCATGCGTCCTGCCACTGGTGCCGATACTAATCGGGTCTGCGGTAATGGCGCATCGACTAGGGCCCTTTGCGTTGGCGGCTGGGCTTGCATTGTCATTTACCGTGGTTGGGGTTTTGATCGCAAGTGTAGGAGCGGCTATCGGGCTGGATCAAGAGGTGCTCCGTAACATCGGCGCAATGCTACTGCTTGTCTTTGGGGTAGTGTTGCTCTCTACGGGGTTGCAAGCAAAGTTTGCGGTGGCAACTTCAAGCTTGAGTGGCACTGGGCAATCGTTGTTGAGCCGCGTTTCTACTGATGGATTGATTGGTCAATTTTCAATCGGCTTGTTATTAGGCTTGGTTTGGAGCCCTTGTGTTGGGCCTACTTTGGGCGCAACCATTACCCTTGCCAGCCAAGGCCAAAACCTTGGGCACGCCGCGGTTGTGATGGCGATATTTGGCTTAGGGGCAAGTACACCGTTGGTTATTTTAAGTTTGCTGTCACGTCAGAGCATCATGAAGTTTCGTAACAAAATGATGGCGAGCGGAGCAGCAGGCAAGAAAATACTGGGCATGCTACTCTTGGTGCTTGGGCTATTGATATTAACTGGTTGGGACAAACACTTAGAAGCTTCCTTTCTAAATATTGCCCCTGACTGGCTAGTGCAGCTTACAACATCAATATAGCCTGTATCCTTATTTTTACGCTAGCAGATATAGGTTAGTCGCGCCCGCAATAAAACTTGCGCATGGATTCACCGGTCACATCCGGTGCTATGGGTTCCCACTCCGCAGGGGTGCTGCTTTTGAGCATGGATGCGCCACGCCCCAAATTGAGCTGGTAGTAGTTCGCGGCCATGGTTCTGCGCATTTTGGTTTTACAGTTGACCTCGAGCAAAGACTTTACCGAGAGGTAAGTTTGTTGCTGCATGGTTTGTGTTGTGCTGTAGTCCTGCATTTGCCAAACTTTTAGCACTTGGTCCTGGTTGCGTAATGCCAGGTTGTAATAAACCTTCACATTGCTTTGATTGCTGGAGCCGCTAAACTCAGTCCAATCCGCCCATGCGCCGGAGCTGAGAAGTGCAAGCGTGAGCGCGATTAGCAGTTTTGTCATGTTGTGTCCCATCGTGGTTTGCTACCAGAGTAATGGACTACTGGTGAGTCGCATTCATTTTGCGTTCAAGGTCAGCAATGTCACTATTGATTTTGGTGCGTTCTTCTTCACTGAGCTGTGGGTTATTCAGGCGTTGCTGCAATTGATTGCGCACCGCAGCTAGCATTTTTGAATGAGAGGCTTGCACTTCCACTTGTGGCTCCCGCATTTTGGCCAGCGCTGCGGTCAGTGCTTCATATTCTTGGTCATTCAGGCCGGTAATGCTTTTTAGCTCGGTGGATGGTTGTGCTGGTGTATTGGTCATGTGGGTATTAAATGCATATTGAAAGATGGTGCAATTTTATCACAGGCTGCTTTGCTTAGAGCGCAGGGAAGCGATGTACACAGATTGCGCAGGCATGATGATGGTGTGTAACAAGCGCTTGAAGGTTCAACAATAAGCACCAAATAAAAATTGGTAATATCTGGCTAAAAGGTAGATGATTATAATTGTCTGGAATTATTCTGAGATTTTTTAGTCAAGGGGAAACGATATGTCTGCACATACTTATAAACTCATCGAACTTGTAGGCAGCTCTAGTATAGGCACTGATGATGCAATCCGTAATGCGATTGCGAAAGCCGCACGCACCGTAAAGCATATGGACTGGTTTGAGGTGGTAGAGACTAGGGGGCATATTGTGAATGGCGAGGTCGCGCATTATCAAGTGACCATCAAGGTTGGTTTTAGAATAGAAGATTAAATAATAATGATCCATGGTTCCAGTTCATTACAAATACCTGCTTTATCTGATAATGATACGCAAGCATGGATAGACTCGTTAGCTAAGCATTACTCGCTTGCCGATGTAGAGTTGGTTCGTCAGGCTTGCCAGTTGGCAACCTTGGCTTATGATGCTCATGCCGAGCTGACAGGTGAGCCGCTGTTGCAACATGCAACCAGCACCGCTGCTATTTTAGTCAGTTTGAATTTGGATGCTGAATCCATTATTGCCACCATATTGTATGCGGTACCTGCGCATATCGATAACTGGCAAGAAACCCTCAAGCTGCGTTTTGGCAATAATGTTGCGCGTTTGGTCGAAGGCTTGTTGCGCATCACACAAGTGCAGGAGTTCAGCGAGCTGGAGCGCTTGCAGCAGCAAGAGCAGGAGGATGCCGACAACAGCAAGCAGGTGGAGAGCCTGCGCAAGATGCTGTTGGCGATGGTACAGGATATCCGTGTGGTGCTGATTAAACTAGCAGAGCGCACGCAAATACTGCGCAGCTTGGCTGGCGCCAGCCGCGAGCAGCAAGTACTGATTGCACGCGAGATACAGGGCATTTTTTCACCGCTCGCTAATCGGCTTGGCGTGTGGCAGTTGAAGTGGGAGATGGAAGATCTCTCACTGCGCTATCTAGAGCCGCAGCTCTACAAAGAAGTTGCCAAGTTGCTGGATTCACGCCGAGTAGACCGCGAACAGTACATCGCGGACGTTGAAGAATTACTGAAGCAGAAACTGGCACAGGCCGGGATTCAGGCTGAGGTTTCCGGCCGACCTAAGCATATCTACAGCATTATCAATAAAATGCGGCGCAAAAATCTGGATTTTGAGCAACTGTTTGATGTGCGTGCAGTGCGGATTTTGGTTGAGGATGTGAAGGATTGCTATAGCGCACTCAGTTTAGTGCAAACGTTATGGCAGCCTATTCCGGGTGAGTTTGACGATTATATTGCACGCCCTAAAAGCAATAACTACCGCTCCTTGCACACAGCAGTCAGTGGCCCTGAAGGCTTAGCGCTGGAGGTGCAGATACGCACGCATGAAATGCATCAATACTCCGAGTTGGGTGTGGCTGCGCACTGGCGCTACAAAGAAGGGGGCAAGTCTGACAACATTCTGGACGAGAAAATAGCCTGGCTGCGTCAGATTCTGGCATGGAAAGAAGGTGCCACCGATAGTAGCGACTTGCTGGAGCAGTTTAAAACCGAGCTGTTCCAAGAAAATGTGTATGTATTTACGCCGCAAGGTAAGGTGATCGATTTACCTAAAGACGCGACGCCGATTGATTTCGCCTATGCGTTGCATACGGATTTAGGGCATAGAACCCGTGGTGCTAAAGTGGACGGCAATATCGTACCGCTCAATTACAAGTTGCAAAACGCACAACGCATTGAAATTCTCACCACCAAGCATGGTGCGCCCAGCCGTGACTGGTTAAGCCCGACTT includes:
- a CDS encoding thioredoxin family protein; translated protein: MKFIMKSILRNILMLSVLFAGSAMADTVAFTQAAFAKLQLEGKPILVHIHANWCPTCRAQAPIISSLLKQKYFQTVTSLRVDFDQQKDIVKAFHASRQSTLIVFKGNKELGRSLGDTTPDGIEKLLRKTL
- a CDS encoding cytochrome c biogenesis CcdA family protein, with the protein product MLAELGTYGLSFIAGILSTLSPCVLPLVPILIGSAVMAHRLGPFALAAGLALSFTVVGVLIASVGAAIGLDQEVLRNIGAMLLLVFGVVLLSTGLQAKFAVATSSLSGTGQSLLSRVSTDGLIGQFSIGLLLGLVWSPCVGPTLGATITLASQGQNLGHAAVVMAIFGLGASTPLVILSLLSRQSIMKFRNKMMASGAAGKKILGMLLLVLGLLILTGWDKHLEASFLNIAPDWLVQLTTSI
- a CDS encoding dodecin, translated to MSAHTYKLIELVGSSSIGTDDAIRNAIAKAARTVKHMDWFEVVETRGHIVNGEVAHYQVTIKVGFRIED
- a CDS encoding surface-adhesin E family protein, with translation MTKLLIALTLALLSSGAWADWTEFSGSSNQSNVKVYYNLALRNQDQVLKVWQMQDYSTTQTMQQQTYLSVKSLLEVNCKTKMRRTMAANYYQLNLGRGASMLKSSTPAEWEPIAPDVTGESMRKFYCGRD
- a CDS encoding SRPBCC family protein — translated: MKCSLLIASMLISTTFNVFADEAKNLKVHEEISIDAPSVKVWEKVNNFNDLGAWHPAVKTTEIVKGENNKVGAERLLTLQDGGTIKEKLLKYNAKAKTFKYSIIEGVLPVTSYASSVTVKQVGKNKSIVVWDGTFKRKDTSATPAEGQDDATAVKVITSVYRGGLDNLKKISE
- a CDS encoding RelA/SpoT family protein — translated: MIHGSSSLQIPALSDNDTQAWIDSLAKHYSLADVELVRQACQLATLAYDAHAELTGEPLLQHATSTAAILVSLNLDAESIIATILYAVPAHIDNWQETLKLRFGNNVARLVEGLLRITQVQEFSELERLQQQEQEDADNSKQVESLRKMLLAMVQDIRVVLIKLAERTQILRSLAGASREQQVLIAREIQGIFSPLANRLGVWQLKWEMEDLSLRYLEPQLYKEVAKLLDSRRVDREQYIADVEELLKQKLAQAGIQAEVSGRPKHIYSIINKMRRKNLDFEQLFDVRAVRILVEDVKDCYSALSLVQTLWQPIPGEFDDYIARPKSNNYRSLHTAVSGPEGLALEVQIRTHEMHQYSELGVAAHWRYKEGGKSDNILDEKIAWLRQILAWKEGATDSSDLLEQFKTELFQENVYVFTPQGKVIDLPKDATPIDFAYALHTDLGHRTRGAKVDGNIVPLNYKLQNAQRIEILTTKHGAPSRDWLSPTLGYLKSASARAKVRHWFRHQHAEENVTQGRAKLDKELHRAGVNAINQEKIAQKLHFNKLEDCLSAIGRGDVSEYQIAGAIHEIAHLKPLEKANQVVARKTTAQPVATEVTVEGVGNLQTYMAQCCKPVFPDAIVGYVTCDRGVTIHSHVCTFIRRLPDERHDRLLHAQWRSVKDKKHSG